A single genomic interval of Peribacillus sp. FSL H8-0477 harbors:
- a CDS encoding amino acid permease, which translates to MYQRSVSSVKNSQSSNGQLQRGLKARHLTMISLGGTIGTGLFLASGGAIHTAGPGGALVAYAAIGLMVYFLMTGLAEMAAFMPVTGSFRVYASRFIDPSFGFAIGWNYWYNWAVTIAAELAAVVLIMKFWFPDSPSLLWSALALVIMFLFNYMSVKGFGEAEYWFALIKVITVIIFLITGILIIFGIMGGETIGFSNFTIEDAPFNGGFFTILGIFMVAGFSFQGTELLGIAAGESENPEKTIPKAINSVFWRIILFYILAIFVIGMIIPYTDARLLSENVAVSPFTLVFERAGLAFAASLMNAVILTSVLSAGNSGMYASTRMLWDLARDGKAPKFLGKLDKRGVPVNALIMTSLVGTLAFTTTLFGDGVVYVWLLNASGMAGFVTWVGIAIAHYRFRKAYVAQGRDLNDLPYRSKLFPIGPLFALGVCLVVIFGQNYEAFTGGSIDWLGAISAYIGLPLFFVLWLGYKFIKKTKVIPLEECDFTTEEK; encoded by the coding sequence ATATATCAAAGGAGTGTTAGTTCAGTGAAGAATTCACAATCATCAAACGGTCAACTACAACGTGGACTGAAAGCACGGCATTTAACAATGATCTCTCTAGGCGGAACCATAGGCACAGGACTTTTCCTTGCCAGTGGGGGAGCCATTCATACGGCTGGACCAGGCGGAGCACTGGTCGCATATGCAGCAATTGGACTTATGGTTTACTTTTTAATGACTGGTCTAGCTGAAATGGCTGCGTTCATGCCTGTCACTGGTTCATTCAGGGTTTATGCGTCACGGTTTATTGATCCTTCCTTCGGTTTTGCGATTGGATGGAATTATTGGTATAACTGGGCAGTCACCATTGCAGCTGAGCTTGCCGCAGTTGTTCTGATTATGAAATTTTGGTTTCCAGACAGCCCATCTCTTCTTTGGAGCGCGCTTGCTTTAGTTATTATGTTTTTGTTTAATTACATGTCTGTTAAAGGATTCGGTGAAGCAGAATATTGGTTTGCTCTTATTAAAGTCATAACCGTTATCATTTTCTTAATTACCGGTATTTTAATTATTTTCGGAATCATGGGTGGAGAAACAATCGGTTTTTCTAACTTTACAATTGAAGATGCACCATTTAACGGCGGATTTTTCACCATTCTTGGTATCTTTATGGTGGCTGGTTTCTCATTCCAAGGAACAGAACTTCTAGGAATTGCTGCCGGAGAAAGTGAGAATCCAGAAAAAACAATCCCTAAGGCCATCAACTCCGTTTTCTGGAGAATTATTTTATTTTATATTTTAGCGATTTTTGTCATTGGAATGATCATCCCATATACAGACGCTCGTCTTCTAAGTGAAAACGTAGCGGTTAGTCCATTCACACTCGTGTTCGAACGAGCAGGACTTGCCTTCGCTGCTTCCTTAATGAACGCTGTTATCTTAACATCTGTTCTTTCAGCTGGTAACTCTGGAATGTATGCATCAACTCGGATGCTGTGGGATCTTGCACGGGACGGTAAAGCCCCTAAGTTCCTCGGTAAGCTCGATAAGAGAGGCGTTCCAGTAAATGCACTAATTATGACAAGCCTTGTTGGTACCCTTGCCTTTACTACAACCCTCTTTGGTGATGGTGTGGTATACGTTTGGCTCCTAAATGCTTCTGGTATGGCTGGATTTGTCACGTGGGTAGGAATAGCTATTGCTCATTACCGTTTTAGAAAAGCCTATGTAGCCCAAGGAAGAGATTTAAACGATCTTCCCTATCGCTCAAAGCTATTCCCAATTGGTCCTTTATTCGCTCTAGGTGTCTGTCTCGTGGTTATATTTGGCCAGAACTACGAAGCCTTTACTGGCGGTTCAATTGACTGGTTAGGGGCCATCAGCGCGTATATTGGCCTGCCTTTATTCTTTGTACTTTGGTTAGGCTATAAATTCATTAAAAAAACAAAAGTAATTCCTTTAGAAGAATGTGACTTTACGACTGAAGAAAAATAA
- a CDS encoding GGDEF domain-containing protein, protein MHTYLKSHGSNNYLIGLLIIITMGLLYNIHLVYLLIVCLIHGCCLIHVYKTENQKNHLIHYGTAIVNHQGKMTTINERGKEILFADSSESMDDWEFIDEYGLPIAQEERPSKVTLRNKQPMQNQMIGLKHKSSGQEKWLLVHTNPILSKKSHLDEVVIVFTEVSFLLQYRNEMQNRNNQLKHLSLTDGLTGIPNRRYFEEYLYDIWEDMRKQKKPMALIMLDIDYFKKFNDTYGHIEGDICLKKIAKVLEETVHDSGKVFRYGGEEFAVILPNADEHTSMKLAARLRQEVEKLRIPHSLSTDCAYVTVSTGAASFVPQDRENVERYVQSADNQLYEAKRNRCQAC, encoded by the coding sequence ATGCATACATACTTAAAAAGCCATGGTTCAAATAACTATCTAATCGGTTTATTAATTATTATTACGATGGGACTGCTATACAATATACATTTGGTTTACCTGCTTATTGTTTGCCTGATACATGGATGCTGCCTAATCCATGTATATAAAACGGAGAACCAAAAGAATCACCTTATTCACTATGGAACCGCCATCGTTAATCATCAAGGAAAGATGACGACAATTAATGAAAGAGGGAAAGAAATTCTGTTTGCTGATTCTTCTGAAAGCATGGATGATTGGGAGTTTATTGATGAATATGGTTTACCTATAGCACAAGAGGAACGGCCCTCTAAAGTAACACTAAGGAATAAGCAGCCCATGCAAAATCAAATGATTGGGTTAAAGCATAAAAGCAGTGGTCAAGAAAAATGGCTCCTCGTACACACGAATCCAATTCTTTCAAAGAAGAGCCACTTAGATGAAGTAGTTATCGTTTTTACGGAAGTATCTTTCTTACTTCAATATAGAAATGAGATGCAAAACCGTAATAATCAGTTGAAGCACCTATCCTTAACAGATGGGTTAACTGGAATCCCAAACCGTCGTTATTTCGAAGAATACTTATATGACATATGGGAGGATATGCGTAAACAAAAAAAACCAATGGCGCTGATTATGCTTGATATTGATTATTTTAAGAAATTTAATGATACATATGGTCACATAGAAGGAGATATCTGTCTTAAAAAAATAGCGAAAGTCTTGGAGGAAACGGTTCATGATTCAGGAAAGGTTTTTCGTTATGGGGGTGAGGAGTTTGCGGTCATCCTTCCGAATGCGGATGAACACACTAGTATGAAACTGGCTGCTAGGTTAAGACAAGAAGTAGAAAAATTGAGAATACCGCATTCATTGTCAACTGATTGTGCCTATGTAACCGTAAGCACTGGAGCGGCTTCTTTTGTTCCTCAGGACAGGGAGAATGTAGAGAGGTATGTTCAATCAGCGGATAATCAATTGT
- a CDS encoding FtsW/RodA/SpoVE family cell cycle protein produces the protein MEQQNRFSNRIDYTLVFILFLLCISSCIAIYSAMTTGQYTENFLVKQIFWYAVGVGIIAAVITLDSDQLIKISWYAYGFGLFLLLLLIIAPESIVPVRNGAKSWFVIPALGSIQPSEFMKVFLIMGLAKTISSHHPKFIIKTIKSDLWLLIKLGIVTMVPLALVMQQPDLGTSMVFLAIMLGMMFISGISWKILLPIVSAVASIGSLILYLVLKQPAFLEKYLGVKEYQFGRIYSWLDPYNYSSTTGFQLTKSLLAIGSGQTTGKGIGSREVYLPESHSDFIFSVIGEEFGFVGSSILISLFFLLIYHLTKTGMYTKNRFYTYLCVGVISMVTFHVFQNIGMTIGVLPITGIPLPFISYGGSSLMGNMMAMGLIFSIRYHYKKYMFSSNS, from the coding sequence ATGGAACAGCAAAATAGATTTTCAAATCGCATCGACTACACCTTAGTTTTTATCTTATTTCTATTATGTATTTCTAGTTGTATCGCCATTTACAGTGCTATGACAACAGGGCAATATACAGAAAACTTTCTTGTAAAACAAATTTTCTGGTATGCCGTTGGTGTGGGTATTATCGCAGCGGTCATTACTTTAGATTCCGATCAATTAATTAAAATTTCCTGGTATGCTTACGGTTTTGGACTATTCTTATTACTTCTACTTATTATTGCCCCAGAGAGTATTGTACCAGTTCGGAATGGTGCTAAGAGTTGGTTTGTCATCCCGGCACTTGGATCTATACAACCGTCGGAGTTTATGAAGGTCTTTCTAATCATGGGATTGGCCAAAACAATCTCTAGTCATCATCCTAAATTCATTATAAAAACAATTAAATCAGATTTGTGGCTGTTGATTAAATTAGGTATTGTAACAATGGTTCCACTTGCACTCGTTATGCAGCAACCAGATCTTGGGACATCAATGGTGTTTTTAGCCATCATGCTTGGGATGATGTTTATTTCGGGGATATCATGGAAAATCCTTTTGCCAATCGTGTCGGCGGTTGCTTCAATTGGATCATTGATTTTATATTTAGTATTGAAACAGCCTGCCTTCTTAGAAAAATATTTGGGCGTAAAGGAATATCAATTCGGGAGGATTTACTCTTGGCTTGATCCGTATAACTATTCTAGTACAACAGGCTTTCAGCTGACTAAGTCACTGCTTGCAATCGGCTCAGGACAAACGACAGGTAAAGGTATCGGTTCTCGCGAAGTTTATCTTCCAGAAAGTCATTCCGATTTTATCTTCAGTGTAATCGGCGAAGAATTTGGTTTCGTTGGTTCAAGTATCTTGATTAGTTTATTTTTCTTATTAATTTATCATTTAACCAAAACTGGCATGTATACGAAAAATCGATTTTATACATATCTCTGTGTCGGTGTGATTAGTATGGTTACTTTCCACGTCTTCCAAAACATCGGAATGACAATTGGGGTCTTGCCAATTACGGGTATTCCTCTTCCATTTATCAGTTATGGAGGAAGTTCTCTAATGGGGAATATGATGGCTATGGGACTGATCTTCAGCATCCGCTATCATTACAAGAAATACATGTTTTCTTCAAATAGTTAG
- a CDS encoding substrate-binding domain-containing protein, translating to MLQARQSGKNVPRSVGIIGFNNDGVAKTLGITTVSLPLEQIGKTAFDLSQLEKDPAKIKLKFRLIKRKTV from the coding sequence ATCTTACAAGCGAGGCAATCAGGAAAGAACGTTCCCAGAAGCGTTGGTATTATTGGCTTTAATAATGACGGCGTTGCCAAAACGCTCGGCATAACAACCGTTTCGCTCCCTCTAGAGCAGATTGGAAAAACTGCCTTTGACCTTAGTCAACTAGAAAAAGATCCAGCAAAAATCAAGCTCAAGTTCCGTCTGATTAAACGCAAAACCGTATAA